In one window of Candidatus Neomarinimicrobiota bacterium DNA:
- a CDS encoding GNAT family N-acetyltransferase, giving the protein MKKFTIRTYRISDYEAVQNLWKAAGLYLSLSDTREELHRMLDKHPELFLIAEQKGILVGTVLGSFDGRRGYIHHLAVLPEYQHRGIGTFLLKTLEEKYRSMDVVKIHLFIETENAEVESYYQKLGWYRRDDLIMMSKTLRTDN; this is encoded by the coding sequence ATGAAGAAATTCACCATTCGGACATACAGGATCTCTGATTATGAGGCAGTACAAAATCTTTGGAAAGCTGCCGGACTTTATCTATCTCTTTCGGACACACGAGAAGAACTGCACCGGATGCTGGACAAACATCCGGAATTATTTTTAATTGCAGAACAGAAGGGAATCCTTGTTGGAACGGTTTTGGGTTCTTTTGACGGCAGGCGCGGATATATCCACCACCTTGCGGTCCTTCCTGAGTATCAACATCGCGGCATTGGAACTTTCCTTTTAAAAACCCTTGAAGAGAAATACCGGTCAATGGACGTTGTAAAAATCCATCTGTTTATTGAAACGGAAAATGCTGAAGTGGAAAGTTATTATCAAAAACTTGGCTGGTATCGCCGGGATGATTTGATTATGATGAGCAAAACCCTGCGGACAGATAATTGA